DNA sequence from the Kazachstania africana CBS 2517 chromosome 4, complete genome genome:
AATCTTGGTTAAAATATCTGGTCTAATCTTGAAAAGTGTCTCGAGAGCTTTGATACTACCGTTAGATTTTGCGATATCAAgattttccaataattcaatAAGATCACCATCCAGAAGGTTAACCCAGTGAtaagaaattaatttttcgCATGCTTTTCTTACAGGTTCTTCTCTGTCATTGAGCCCCCATTCTATTAATTGGTCTAAAATCCTGGTATCTAAATCAGtaaaacattttttattcattgattttaacACCTTTGAATAAATCAGTCTTCTATTGATTGGATTAACGTCGCGCGATCTCTCCAGGATATGCGGCCTGGTACTTTTATTATTCACGATGTTGAGCATAGCTGCACGCCTAACTTCAGCAGATGGATCATTCTGAATCAATCTCATTAACGTTTGTGTAGCCTCATTATCGGCGCTTTCGCTATTATcatcttgaaatttggtCAAACAGAATACAGCTTGAATCCTAACAGAAGCTTCTTTGTCAAATATCCTCCTGCTTAGAGACCACATCAGTAGATTATACAAATCTTCGTCGATCTCGCCCAAGTTGTCCATGATTATCACTAGTAATTGTAACACTCTGTATCGTACATTTTTATCCTTACTTTCTACACCCCTCAAAATGTGTCTAATGAAGCAGTcaacaaatttattgaacaTATTCTCGTGTTGAGACAAACTTTCATGATTATTCTTCCTCATAATTTCAATCTCTCGGTCTAATGATGCTATGAACGTAGCAGTCAATTTGACGATTCGATCACCTATAACTTCCGATTTCTTCAACGGTAGAACTCTAGTTACTATCTTATTGAACCAGTAATTGAAAGCATCTTCATACCCTTGGCTGAGTGCTTTGCCCtgtatcttcttcaaaacaGCAACGTGTTTCCTGTGGCCTGCATAAGTTAACTGAGCTTGCTGGAAAACATGCGCaatagaattgaaaatcttGTTATGCACATCATCTTCACCGACGCTATCGGTATTAGCACTGTACTGCATGTGGTCTACAGTAGCCATTCTCGACAATTACCCACGTTTGGATCCCTTCTCAACTAATCCACTCATTCTTGATCTTAATCTCTTAAATGTAAACAAAACgaattttaataatatcgCCCATATTGTCCGAGGGGACCCGACACTACTCGGACAGTCAGCGgttggaaaatttttatgaaaaattttttgaccaaaattgtcaatttttcatctcatctcatctcGAAATGGTTTATAACAAGTTAGGTTGACTTGTAATAGTTCAGAGTTAGGTGTGCAAAGCAGAAGAATTTGAGAGAGATGATGGCTGATGCAAGGGATGAGAACGCCAGTATGTTGGTTCACAGGTCAAGATTCGTGGATTACACGCCGTCTAATATAACTTCAGTAGCATTCTCACATCGTTCGACGACTAAAAATGTTACACCATCGGATCTAAGACTGGCTATTGGTAGATCAAATGGTAACATTGAAATATGGAACCCAAGAAATGACTATATCCAGGAGAGAGTGCTCTTTGGTGGTGTCAACAGATCAATTGAAGGTCTTGTTTGGTGTAATGTCAGTGGTGAACCGTTGCGTCTATTCTCCATTGGTGGCTCCACTGTGATTACTGAGTGGGATCTTGCTAGTGGGTTacctttgaaaaattacgACTGTAATGCCGGTGTTATCTGGTCGATAGCCATAAACGAATCTCAAGATAAGTTGGCTGTAGGTTGTGATAATGGTACTGTGGTTATAGTGGATATTTCCGGCGGGAAAGGCTTTATGGAGCACGATTTGATTCTTGTTAGACAAGAAGCAAGGATCTTATCTCTATGCTGGAACCATGACGATTTCGTTATAGGTGGTTGCTCAGACGGTAGAGTCAGAGTATGGTCTGCCAAAccaaaagatttgaatagAGGTAGGCTATTAAACACTATGAAAGTCGACAAGTCCAAGAGAGAATCTACTCTCGTTTGGTCTGTTTTATATTTACCTGCATCTAACCAAATTGTATCTGGTGATTCCACAGGTTCCGTCAAATTCTGGGatttccaattttcaaCATTAGTTCAATCATTTAAAACACATGAAGCAGATGTCTTGTGTTTAAGTACCGATGTAACGAACAGTATGATTTTCTCTGCAGGTGTtgatagaaaaattttccaatatagCCACATGTCGAGTAgcaacaagaaaaattccaaatcaTGGATTAGTACATCAAATAGATTACTTCATGGTAATGATGTTAGAGCTTTATGCTCCTATCAATCAAAGGGAGctgaatttttgatttcagcAGGTTTAGAAAAGACATTCGTCGTTAgttcattatcatcttttGCTGACGGAAGTTACAGAAAGATTCCATTTGTTGCACCATTTACCAAGAATGTGTTAGTCAATAAGGAACAAAGGTTAGTAGTTATGTGGAATGAGAATATTATCaagatttggaaaattggAACAGACACTAatgatgaaagaaattacaGCTTAGTTTGTAAATTaacattgaaagatgaacaaaatatttcttgttGTGCCATGTCTCCAGATGGTCAAGTATTAGTGGTTGGTAGAACGAATACTACAAAGCTGTTCCATTTACAGCCTACAGGGCAGAAATTGAAGGTTACCAAgttagaaaatgatttactACTAAAGACAGGTTCTAAACTCATCAAATTCGTtgataattcaaaaattatccTCTGTTCAAtcgatgatgaaattttaagaatGGATCTTGAGGCGGATGATGACGAAAGGTTTGATGAGATTGAACTACTTGAAGCACCATCTACAAAGAGTAGCATAAAAGTTCCATATCTAAATAACGTCAATAATTTGGAAGTATCAGGAACGTATGCTGTTTATTCTCGCTATTGTGGTACAgttgatttgattgatttgGCGACTAATAAAGTCAACTCGATGGTGCGTCTCACAAATTTCATAACTTCAGTACAGATAAATGAGAGTAGATCCACAGTACTTGTAGTGACCgctgaaaataaaatctaCGAACttaatatcaataaaagCACTAATTCATTgcaagatgaaaatgtgGATGAATCACTTTTATCTGCATGGTCCAAAAATAATacagaaaatttaccaaagCAACTTCAATACTCAAAAGATAAATGTGTAGGGATATTTATTGATGGACAAGACATGAATAAGGTATGGTTCTGGGGCGCTACTTGGATTGCCAGCTTGgacttttcaaaagatctTCCGATAAGTAAGAGAAGAAAACCAAAAAAGCGTAGCCACGACAGTCTAACCATTACCGATGACAGTAATTTCATGAACTATAATGACGAGGAGGATGATATAGACATGGAATTCACTGAAAATGCAAGTATTCTACTTGATAAAGCTAATAACAACGGTGGCACTAGCAATAAGGCAAGAGACATAGGAGATAGTCAAGCTTTCTTCTTTACAGACAAATACAAACCAATTCTCTTTACTGACTCTATATCAGAAAACGAGCTAGTAATCGTCGAAAGACCAGCCTTAATGGTTACATCCCAAGAAAAATCCTACGCATTACCAAAACTGGTATTTTAAGCCATAAAAGAATCATAAAACTTACTGTTCATagcatatttatatacgAATATAGACGTCTTATACGGCCCAAATTAATTCTAATAGACGTATTTGTAGCATGTAGATCAGCTTTATCCGTCTTTCAATATCTATTACTTTAGCTTTTATGAATATCGCCATGCCGTAATTAAGcaaaataagaaatatgaaaataaaatggaTCAGCAGCTTATTTGGAAACCAGAAATAAAAAGTGTGTAGGACATTCGACAAGCGCATACATGCAGTACCATGGAGGAGCAGATTATGACGGAGAATGAAGGTACTATCAAGCTAGATAATCTCCTATGTCCTATATGTTTTAAGAACTTTAACAACTTACAGAAATTAAATGCACATTTAGATATTGATCATGGTTTCATTGATGAGTCAGTAGGTTCGCGAACTAGTTCTCTCCCTGAATCTCGTACAGATACACGGTTACATCAGAAGAAGCAGATAAAGAGGGATCATTGGGTGAAATATGTCCCGAACAGTTCTCTATGTAGCCATTGTAATAGGCTTTTAAGTAAAAGTACAAGGCCTCTAAATTGCAGAAAATGTGGTAATATATTCTGTAAAATGCACTGCACTAATATTGTCAAACTAAATATTGACGCCAAGTATGATCCTATAAATGGTAAATGGTTTCATTGTTGTCATGACTGCTACACATCAAAGCCAGGGTATAAGGATTTCGGGGCTTCAGCCGACTTAACTGACGATTATATAAGCCTAAGGAACTCAAGAAGGGAGGATAGGAGTCTTCAGAAACTGCAATTAGAAAACAGATTGGTACACTTAGCAGATGGATTGATTAGAGTCAATAAGAAATATAAAGGGAAGCCCTATTATGCGTTCAAGCGACGAAATGATATATCCGATCTTGAGCGATCAATAACACCTTGGAAGGAGGACAAGCATGTATCTCGTTGTCACATTTGTCAGCAACCTTTCGGATTATTATCTAGAAAGCATCATTGCCGTCTATGTGGCTCTATTGTCTGTGATTCTATATCAAGACGATGTTCAAATCAGGTCTTGCTGTATTTTCTGCAGGAGGTCACTTTAGATCTTCCATATCAAGAGCACATAACAAAAAAGGAGCAGATGGAAATGCCTGATATGAGCGTAAGGCTCTGTTCAAGATGCGTAAATATCGTTTACTCCTCAAGAAAGATAGagcaagaaaagaaagaatctCTTTCTATGTTGCTTTCGAAATATCATAGCATGAGTACTGTTGTTAAAGTAATTGAAGGCACTTTGCCGACATTTGAAGAACTTTTACAAAAAACAGAAACGAcaaaaacagaaaaaacAGTACCCAACAgtaatgatattttgagTTTGGCTAAGTTGAGGGAGAAATTGCTGAGATCATTCACTACTTATACGGTTCTAACAAAACAGTTGTTGGTGATTGAACCGACAAATAGGActgaaaaatcaatacAAGATTCGATAAAGATTGTGTCTGCGGAATTTATCAATGACAAACTTTTGCCTCTTAAAAATATACCTGCTGTCCTAAGTCCTGACAAATATGCAAAAGAGCAGTCGGATATTCCTCAAGTGAAGCaattttcagaaataaTGAACAACTTGTCAGTGAAGGAAGTCAAAGCGTATCGTGAAGAATTGATGGTACTCAAGGAGCAGAGCTTTTTGATTGAATCTATGGTTGAAAATGCCAAAGCACTGAGAAAGTTTGACGAGGTAAATACGCTTTCTGCTAATCTCAAAGAGTTATCATTGAGATCATCGGAGatacaaaaattgttggGGGAAAACGGTTTTGAGTAGATAGCCTCATATAAATTCCTAGGAAGGTGGGATATAGATACCATTATTCctataaatattttgcatTAAAAGTCTATTAGTGAGcactaattttttttcttttaattttaaatgcTTAAAAGTTGcaaaatttattcttttagAAACAAAAcactaatttttttacaaaaCGTTAGATATTCAGCTTCTTCCCATCTTTTAAGAAAGTCTAAATGTCACTCacatattttatttagCTTTGTTCCTTATATTCAGTATCCGAATGGGTACTCTATTCATATAGTACTAAATAAGAAGctctttaattttataCATAATTTGCCCCATCTGTTAAAGAAACAACTTCAATATTTCTCCTACACAATCGAAATAACTTTAAACCATATTATAAACACAAAAACTAGCAATCAATGAAGAAGTACATCCAATACTCTGattattatttctcttGCTAGTCCCTATAGAGAGAGTCTTCTGTAGATTTCGCGCAATGTTTATATCAGGCATCGAACCatgagaaaaataaaaacaaaaacaaaaatataccTAGTATACTCacaattgaagaaagtggAATATAAGCAATTGGTAGTTACTTTCACATGAGAGACGTGACCGAGActtcatttgaagatttagaaACCTCTATTTCAAGAGAACAGCCGGTACAAACGTCTTCTCGTTTGCCTCATCAACTAAGAAACATGAAATCTTATCCAACTCCGTCGACTGGTAGCTCCAATGCTACGGTCTTTTCTGATAACCTTAGAGAAAGAGTTTGGTCTAGCAACTTTTCTGATGGTGAAATtggtgaagaagatgagtATTTGGGCGACTTTATGGATTTTCATAATAAAAAGGATAATTTTGACAAAGCTATAAGAACGCACCtaaataataacaacacGAGTACAGCTAGAAGGCTACATTCTTCTCCCACTAGAAGAAGTCAGGAATTTGCTCAGAAATTTGACAAGCTTCTCACTGTAAGTGCTCCAAAGACGAGAGCTGGCCTCTCGAGAGAAGAAACCGGTGGAAGCTTGAGGCAACCAAAATCTATGATGAATTTACATAATCGAAGAGACATTAATAACTATATGGATATCGCTAACAATAATGACAATATGGCAGGGCTGAAGAGTAGTAAATCATATGGTAGTCTACGAAATCCTTCAAGAAATAACAATACGGTtagattcaaaaaatccttatcaaatttgataCCATCCGCACCAGTAATCCAGGAACAAGACGAAGATAATTCGAGTGACGATTTCATGAATGATACCGTAATAGGACCTTCAACAAACAGAGAAcaatttctgaaaaagtTTGAAGAAGACAACCTTGAACAGGAGGATGACGCAGATTTCGCCTTTGATGAATCTGTTTTACAACCTCAATTCTTATCTAAAATTGCCATAACTCGATCAAATTCAAAGGTTTCAACTGATATGTATGAAATTGAGGACGCTGAAAACTTATTAACCCCACAACTACATAGGCAATCCAGACAGAGGGTAGTCATGGGCCCTGACACATTCAAAGATCCTCGAGTAAATAGCAGAAAGCCTTCAGGTGGATTCATACCGCCAACATCCAAAATTAAAACGATCAAGCAACAGATAGACTGTAATACACCGATAAAGAGGGGGAATATGCAGTATAACCCACGAACTATGAAATGGGAGGGAAATGAAAAGGTTTTAAGTACATTTGATGTAATGGAAGATAAACCTTTACTTATCAGGAATAAAAAATCGGATTCAAATGAACTAGAGAATGTGAAGATAAGATCAAACTCCAATAATCCAAGAGTAGTGGGGAACATGGTCTTCGACGAGAAAAATCTAAGATGGGTAAGTATTCATGAAGAGCAAGCCGACCCATTTGCTGGGGTTGATAAAATACTTAATTTACCCAAAAGGAAGAAGTCTTCGCCCTTTTTAAGATCTCAAAGTCACTCAACTACAAATAGAAGAACTGCTTCTTCGAGCCTTGCGTCCAGAAAATACAATACAATTGGTGGCAGAGGAAGCCCTACCGAGTATAATGAGGCAGATCCTGCATTCTTTGTCAATTCCAGACAGCTAGAGCATTTTTATCATGAAGAGAATAAATGGAATAAGAAAGTTGGCGCATGGTTTATTTTAGGTAATCAAGGAGAAGAGGACGATCTGTCTAAAAATATCACAATAACAAACCATGACCATAAAGAATTCATGTATGAAATAAGAAAGATGGTATTAAACTCgacaagaaattgatcaaCTAGCAGCTTTAGCGGACTGAAACCATTGCATATGTCAGGGACAATTTACATGAGGCGTACCtgaacttttcaaatatttttttcgCGCAAGTGAAACATTCCGAAGTCATTTTCGTGTTTATAAAACAGTTCAAAATTCTCGAGATTCTTGCCAGCTACCATTGTCATTACTGAATGCCAAGACAGACAAACAGCATCAAGATTATCTTCGAACCAGAGCATTTATGCTATACTGGAACATAGGCTACTGAAAACCAGACGTTAGGTACTTTTACGTGCACTTTAATTATGTTCTACAACGACTGGAGGCATTCTATTAACCCAAAGACTTTTGATGATGTTGATCTATACCTGTTCTTTAACTTCAGGTTCACCACCATACTAAGCTATGCATTCGGCACCTGgtttttcatatttttgaaatgtgCATCATTTGTTTCtgatatatatacatgCATCAAATTGTTGGCATTCAATACGTGGTCCAATAGTATCATTAAACCGTACCTTTCCTTCAATATATCAAGATGGCTTTTTAGTGGTTGTATCCTTGCATCGATTGTTTTACTAATTTGGGAAATTATATCCGGTATCAGAGTTTATCGTACAAGAAATATCGCACTGTGCTACATTAACAACTTTTCCAGGAACCTCTATTCTATGACAAGCTATCAAAAATTCTGCGTTcttaataaaatatcagcCAAAAGCTTCTTCCAAAAGACAAGCTTTTTcgtatattttgaaataagAGACTGTATCAGGTTAATTTTTGCCGATACCCCTAGGCAAGTGATCAACGGTCTGACACTATGGTCTGTTTTGATAACAACACAGGAGGACTATGATCTTGGCGATCTTGAATCAATACAGGGTTTTGCCAATAAGATTAAGATGATTGCAGAAACAAATAAGGAAGAGGCTATTTTACTAATATTCATGTTTTTATCCTTCATCCTATGGGCATTTTTTATAACTAAATTTATTTGTGCCGTTATTTGTTCCCCATTCGTGTATTTTGCATTGATCAAAGAAGCCAAATATAGCAGTCTCAGAGAATACGTCTGTATGTCAATAAGTGACCATATCGACAATCTAATTGTAAAACAACAAAGGAAGAAACTAGGCGAGGAAAACCAAAAGGCAACCTTATTATCATATAGTGAATCTTCTATCGAGCTAAGTGACTTAGAAGCAAATGGTAGTACAGAGTACATTTTCGCTGGCTCTTATGACGATTCAAACACCTCATTTCCTACAAAGGTGCGCCCGGCTGGGATTTTTCCTGAAAATGACAGTACGAAAGATTCAGAAATTGACATCTTAGCGAAGCCAGTAAGAATAACATCAGCCATCATAGATGTCAATAGCTACAATTCTGCTCCTAATAGACCTTACATACGGAAGTTACAAAACAATAATTCACAGTATTCCATTGAGCCTTTGGAAGGTAATATAAATGGATCATCAACGTCACTGCTATACGGACAAGGAGACTCGAACAAACCATACAGACCGAAACCCCCAAACTTAAACATGGGAGGACAAAGTTATCTTGGTAACTCACAACAAACGCATATTTTCACACCCATCAAAGCATATTTCAGAGAGGAAGATAGAGATAATAATGATTATGAACGGCTCATAAAGCATAAGTACTAAGTTATACACAATAATATTTAATTGTAGTCGAtatgcattttttttttttcagcatAAAATTTTGACGATTGCAGCCACATATAAAGGCAAGGGGCAGCGTTTCACGAAGGCACTTTTCCCTGCAAAGCTTAATGCCGTCAGCATATACTGTATAGGCTACAAATTCACTACAGGACAGAGGATGAGATATATTTCAAGAGCCATTTTCCTGTGACATCTTTTGAATAACTATGCAAATAACAAATCGTATATACTTGAATTAATAACCAATACGCTGCTACTATAGTTGCTCTATTCAAGCAGCTGGTG
Encoded proteins:
- the UTP4 gene encoding small subunit rRNA maturation protein UTP4 (similar to Saccharomyces cerevisiae UTP4 (YDR324C); ancestral locus Anc_5.366) is translated as MMADARDENASMLVHRSRFVDYTPSNITSVAFSHRSTTKNVTPSDLRLAIGRSNGNIEIWNPRNDYIQERVLFGGVNRSIEGLVWCNVSGEPLRLFSIGGSTVITEWDLASGLPLKNYDCNAGVIWSIAINESQDKLAVGCDNGTVVIVDISGGKGFMEHDLILVRQEARILSLCWNHDDFVIGGCSDGRVRVWSAKPKDLNRGRLLNTMKVDKSKRESTLVWSVLYLPASNQIVSGDSTGSVKFWDFQFSTLVQSFKTHEADVLCLSTDVTNSMIFSAGVDRKIFQYSHMSSSNKKNSKSWISTSNRLLHGNDVRALCSYQSKGAEFLISAGLEKTFVVSSLSSFADGSYRKIPFVAPFTKNVLVNKEQRLVVMWNENIIKIWKIGTDTNDERNYSLVCKLTLKDEQNISCCAMSPDGQVLVVGRTNTTKLFHLQPTGQKLKVTKLENDLLLKTGSKLIKFVDNSKIILCSIDDEILRMDLEADDDERFDEIELLEAPSTKSSIKVPYLNNVNNLEVSGTYAVYSRYCGTVDLIDLATNKVNSMVRLTNFITSVQINESRSTVLVVTAENKIYELNINKSTNSLQDENVDESLLSAWSKNNTENLPKQLQYSKDKCVGIFIDGQDMNKVWFWGATWIASLDFSKDLPISKRRKPKKRSHDSLTITDDSNFMNYNDEEDDIDMEFTENASILLDKANNNGGTSNKARDIGDSQAFFFTDKYKPILFTDSISENELVIVERPALMVTSQEKSYALPKLVF
- the PEP7 gene encoding phosphatidylinositol-3-phosphate binding protein (similar to Saccharomyces cerevisiae PEP7 (YDR323C); ancestral locus Anc_5.364), with the translated sequence MTENEGTIKLDNLLCPICFKNFNNLQKLNAHLDIDHGFIDESVGSRTSSLPESRTDTRLHQKKQIKRDHWVKYVPNSSLCSHCNRLLSKSTRPLNCRKCGNIFCKMHCTNIVKLNIDAKYDPINGKWFHCCHDCYTSKPGYKDFGASADLTDDYISLRNSRREDRSLQKLQLENRLVHLADGLIRVNKKYKGKPYYAFKRRNDISDLERSITPWKEDKHVSRCHICQQPFGLLSRKHHCRLCGSIVCDSISRRCSNQVLLYFLQEVTLDLPYQEHITKKEQMEMPDMSVRLCSRCVNIVYSSRKIEQEKKESLSMLLSKYHSMSTVVKVIEGTLPTFEELLQKTETTKTEKTVPNSNDILSLAKLREKLLRSFTTYTVLTKQLLVIEPTNRTEKSIQDSIKIVSAEFINDKLLPLKNIPAVLSPDKYAKEQSDIPQVKQFSEIMNNLSVKEVKAYREELMVLKEQSFLIESMVENAKALRKFDEVNTLSANLKELSLRSSEIQKLLGENGFE
- the BFA1 gene encoding Bfa1p (similar to Saccharomyces cerevisiae BFA1 (YJR053W); ancestral locus Anc_1.494) — encoded protein: MRDVTETSFEDLETSISREQPVQTSSRLPHQLRNMKSYPTPSTGSSNATVFSDNLRERVWSSNFSDGEIGEEDEYLGDFMDFHNKKDNFDKAIRTHLNNNNTSTARRLHSSPTRRSQEFAQKFDKLLTVSAPKTRAGLSREETGGSLRQPKSMMNLHNRRDINNYMDIANNNDNMAGLKSSKSYGSLRNPSRNNNTVRFKKSLSNLIPSAPVIQEQDEDNSSDDFMNDTVIGPSTNREQFLKKFEEDNLEQEDDADFAFDESVLQPQFLSKIAITRSNSKVSTDMYEIEDAENLLTPQLHRQSRQRVVMGPDTFKDPRVNSRKPSGGFIPPTSKIKTIKQQIDCNTPIKRGNMQYNPRTMKWEGNEKVLSTFDVMEDKPLLIRNKKSDSNELENVKIRSNSNNPRVVGNMVFDEKNLRWVSIHEEQADPFAGVDKILNLPKRKKSSPFLRSQSHSTTNRRTASSSLASRKYNTIGGRGSPTEYNEADPAFFVNSRQLEHFYHEENKWNKKVGAWFILGNQGEEDDLSKNITITNHDHKEFMYEIRKMVLNSTRN
- the KCH1 gene encoding Kch1p (similar to Saccharomyces cerevisiae YJR054W and PRM6 (YML047C); ancestral locus Anc_1.495), which encodes MFYNDWRHSINPKTFDDVDLYLFFNFRFTTILSYAFGTWFFIFLKCASFVSDIYTCIKLLAFNTWSNSIIKPYLSFNISRWLFSGCILASIVLLIWEIISGIRVYRTRNIALCYINNFSRNLYSMTSYQKFCVLNKISAKSFFQKTSFFVYFEIRDCIRLIFADTPRQVINGLTLWSVLITTQEDYDLGDLESIQGFANKIKMIAETNKEEAILLIFMFLSFILWAFFITKFICAVICSPFVYFALIKEAKYSSLREYVCMSISDHIDNLIVKQQRKKLGEENQKATLLSYSESSIELSDLEANGSTEYIFAGSYDDSNTSFPTKVRPAGIFPENDSTKDSEIDILAKPVRITSAIIDVNSYNSAPNRPYIRKLQNNNSQYSIEPLEGNINGSSTSLLYGQGDSNKPYRPKPPNLNMGGQSYLGNSQQTHIFTPIKAYFREEDRDNNDYERLIKHKY